A window of Patescibacteria group bacterium contains these coding sequences:
- a CDS encoding 30S ribosomal protein S15, producing MDVKAKQKIIEKFRTHASDTGSPQVQIAILTSEVGMLTKHLKEHKKDYSSRRGLIKKVNERRRLLKYLEREDAKASDKLKKELELK from the coding sequence ATGGACGTGAAGGCCAAGCAGAAGATCATCGAGAAGTTCCGGACGCACGCGTCCGACACCGGCTCCCCGCAGGTGCAGATCGCGATCCTCACGAGCGAGGTCGGGATGCTCACCAAGCACCTCAAGGAGCACAAGAAGGACTACTCGAGCCGCCGCGGGCTCATCAAGAAGGTGAACGAGCGCCGACGCCTGCTCAAGTACCTCGAACGCGAGGACGCGAAGGCGTCCGACAAGCTCAAGAAAGAACTTGAATTGAAGTAA